In the Camelus bactrianus isolate YW-2024 breed Bactrian camel chromosome 17, ASM4877302v1, whole genome shotgun sequence genome, one interval contains:
- the RAD54L2 gene encoding helicase ARIP4 isoform X2, which yields MCGTECAQLEEDGQQPLRCTSTTSSQSEPSEQLRHHQGKSLASEDPKKKRAQKPSHMRRNIRKLLREDQLEPVTKAAQQEELERRKRLEQQRKDYAAPIPTVPLEFLPEEIVLRASDGPQLPPRVLTQEVICLDSSSGSEDEKSSRDEVIELSSGEEDTLHIVDSSESVSEEDEEEEKGGTHVNDVLNQRDALGRVLVNLNHPPEEENVFLAPQLARAVKPHQIGGIRFLYDNLVESLERFKSSSGFGCILAHSMGLGKTLQVISFIDVLFRHTPAKTVLAIVPVNTLQNWLAEFNMWLPAPEALPADNKPEEIQPRFFKVHILNDEHKTMAARAKVMADWVSEGGVLLMGYEMYRLLTLKKSFATGRPKKTKKRSHPVIIDLDEEDRQQEFRREFEKALCRPGPDVVICDEGHRIKNCQASTSQALKNIRSRRRVVLTGYPLQNNLIEYWCMVDFVRPDFLGTRQEFSNMFERPILNGQCIDSTPQDVRLMRYRSHVLHSLLEGFVQRRGHTVLKIHLPAKEENVILVRLSKIQRDLYTQFMDRFRDCGSSGWLGLNPLKAFCVCCKIWNHPDVLYEALQKESLANEQDLDVEELGSAGTSSRCPSQGTKGKGEDSALASSMGEATNSKFLQGVGFNPFQERGNNIVTYEWAKDLLANYQTGVLENSPKMVLLFHLIEESVKLGDKILVFSQSLSTLALIEEFLGKREVPCLPGAEGQGVQKWVRNVSYFRLDGSTPAFERERLINQFNDPSNLTTWLFLLSTRAGCLGVNLIGANRVVVFDASWNPCHDAQAVCRVYRYGQKKPCHIYRLVADFTLEKKIYDRQISKQGMSDRVVDDLNPMLNFTRKEVENLLHFVEKEPAPQASLNIKGIKEPVLQLACLKYPHLITKEPFEHESLLLNRKDHKLTKAEKKAAKKSYEEDKRTSVPYTRPSYAQYYPASDQSLTSIPAFSQRNWQPTLKSDEKPVASVRPVQSTPIPMMPRHVPLGGSVSSASSTNPAMNFPINYLQRAGVLVQKVVTTTDIVIPGLNSSTDVQARITAGESIHIIRGTKGTYIRTSDGRIFAVRATGKPKAPEDGRMAASGSQGPSLESTSNGRHSASSPKAPDPEGLARPVSPDSPEIISELQQYADVAAARESRQSSPSSNAALPGPPAQLVDSSAVPGTALGTEPRHGGHCLNSSLLVTGQPCGDRHPVLDLRGHKRKLATPSAAQESSRRRSRKGHLPAPVQPYEHGYPVSGGFAVPPVSLNHNLTPPFTSQAGENSLFMGSTPSYYQLSNLLADARLVFPVTTDPLVPGGPVSSSSTATSVTASNPSFMLNPSVPGILPSYSLPFSQPLLSEPRMFAPFPSPVLSSNLSRGMSVYPGYMSPHAGYPAGGLLRSQVPPFDSHEVAEVGFSSNDDEEKDDDVIEVTGK from the exons ATGTGTGGCACTGAGTGTGCCCAGCTGGAGGAAGATGGGCAGCAGCCACTGCGGTGCACTTCAACTACCTCATCTCAGTCTGAGCCTTCAGAGCAGCTTAGGCACCACCAAGGCAAAAGCCTAGCCTCCGAGGACCCCAAAAAGAAGAGAGCTCAGAAGCCCTCCCACATGAGGAGAAACATACG AAAGCTGCTCCGGGAAGATCAATTGGAGCCAGTTACCAAAGCAGCACAACAGGAAGAATTGGAAAGAAGGAAACGCCTGGAACAGCAGAGGAAGGATTATGCAGCCCCTATTCCCACTGTTCCCCTGGAGTTCCTTCCCG agGAAATTGTCTTAAGAGCAAGTGATGGTCCCCAACTGCCTCCTCGGGTCTTAACCCAGGAAGTCATTTGTTTGGACAGTAGCAGTGGCAGTGAGGATGAAAAAAGCAGTCGAGATG AGGTGATTGAACTGAGCTCTGGAGAGGAGGACACTCTGCACATTGTGGACAGCAGTGAGTCCGTCAGTgaggaggatgaggaagaggagaagggtgGCACCCATGTGAATGACGTCTTAAATCAGCGTGATGCTCTGGGGCGGGTCCTCGTCAACCTGAACCACCCTCCAGAGGAGGAGAATGTCTTCCTGGCCCCACAGTTGGCACGGGCAGTGAAACCTCATCAG ATTGGCGGGATCCGGTTCCTGTATGATAACCTTGTTGAGTCCTTGGAGAGGTTTAAGAGCAGTAGTGGCTTTGGCTGTATCCTGGCCCACAGCATGGGTCTAGGGAAAACTTTGCAAGTGATCTCCTTCATCGATGTCCTCTTCCGCCACACGCCAGCCAAAACTGTCCTTGCCATCGTGCCG GTTAATACTCTTCAGAATTGGCTGGCAGAGTTCAACATGTGGCTCCCTGCTCCTGAAGCCCTTCCAGCTGACAACAAGCCTGAAGAAATCCAACCTCGGTTCTTTAAAGTTCACATCTTGAATGATGAGCACAA GACAATGGCGGCTCGTGCTAAAGTGATGGCTGATTGGGTGTCAGAGGGTGGGGTGCTGCTGATGGGGTACGAAATGTACAGACTCCTCACCCTGAAGAAATCCTTTGCCACAGGTAGACCGAAGAAAACCAAGAAACGTTCTCACCCGGTCATCATTGATCTGGATGAGGAAGATCGACAGCAGGAGTTTCGGAGAG AGTTTGAGAAGGCCTTATGCCGCCCTGGCCCTGATGTGGTGATCTGTGACGAAGGACACCGCATCAAAAACTGCCAGGCCAGCACCTCACAGGCCCTGAAGAACATTCGCTCTCGCCGCCGGGTAGTGCTGACCGGGTACCCCCTGCAGAACAACCTCATCGAGTACTGGTGCATGGTGGACTTTGTGCGCCCAGACTTCCTCGGCACCCGGCAGGAGTTCAGCAACATGTTTGAGCGGCCTATCCTGAATGGACAGTGTATTGACAGCACACCTCAGGATGTCCGCCTCATGCGGTACCGGAGCCATGTCCTGCACAGCCTCCTGGAGGGCTTTGTGCAGAG GAGAGGCCACACTGTGCTGAAGATTCATCTCCCTGCCAAGGAAGAAAATGTGATCCTGGTGCGGCTTTCCAAGATCCAGCGAGATCTGTACACACAGTTCATGGACCGCTTCCGGGACTGTGGTAGCAGCGGCTGGCTGGGGCTGAACCCCCTCAAAGCTTTCTGTGTGTGCTGCAAG ATCTGGAATCACCCTGATGTGCTATATGAAGCCCTTCAGAAGGAGAGCCTGGCCAATGAGCAGGACTTGGACGTGGAAGAGCTTGGTTCAGCAGGGACTAGTTCCCGCTGCCCATCACAGGGAACAAAAGGCAAGGGGGAGGACAGCGCCTTGGCCTCCTCAATGGGAGAGGCAACCAATAGCAAGTTCCTACAAGGGGTCGGCTTTAACCCTTTCCAGGAGCGAGGCAACAACATTGTCACTTATGAATGG GCCAAAGACCTTTTGGCTAATTACCAGACTGGTGTCTTGGAGAATTCTCCCAAGATGGTACTGCTTTTCCATTTGATTGAGGAAAGTGTGAAGCTTGGGGACAAGATCCTTGTGTTCAG CCAGAGCCTTTCCACATTGGCTCTAATTGAGGAGTTCCTGGGGAAGCGAGAAGTGCCCTGTCTACCTGGTGCTGAGGGGCAAGGAGTACAGAAGTGGGTTCGAAACGTCAGCTACTTCC GGCTAGATGGTAGCACCCCTGCCTTTGAGAGGGAGCGACTCATTAATCAGTTCAATGATCCCAGCAACCTCACCACCTGGCTGTTCCTTCTCTCCACAAG GGCTGGGTGCTTGGGCGTGAATCTGATCGGTGCCAACAGAGTGGTGGTGTTTGATGCTTCCTGGAACCCTTGTCACGATGCCCAGGCAGTATGTCGGGTATACCGTTACGGCCAGAAAAAGCCCTGTCACATCTATCGCCTGGTGGCTGATTTCACCCTCGAAAAGAAGATCTATGACCGTCAGATTTCCAAGCAGGGCATGTCAG ATCGGGTGGTAGATGATCTCAATCCAATGCTGAACTTTACTCGGAAGGAGGTGGAGAACCTACTGCACTTTGTTGAGAAGGAGCCGGCCCCGCAAGCATCCCTGAATATAAAGGGGATCAAGGAGCCAGTCCTTCAACTTGCCTGTCTGAAGTACCCTCACCTCATCACCAAG GAGCCTTTTGAGCATGAGTCATTGCTCCTTAACCGAAAGGATCACAAGCTGACCAAGGCTGAGAAAAAAGCAGCAAAGAAAAGCTACGAGGAAGACAAACGCACTTCAGTTCCATATACCCGCCCATCATACGCTCAGTATTACCCTGCCAGCGACCAGAGCCTGACCAGCATCCCCGCCTTCAGTCAGAGAAACTG GCAGCCAACCCTGAAGAGTGATGAGAAGCCCGTGGCCAGTGTTCGTCCTGTTCAGTCCACCCCCATCCCCATGATGCCCCGACATGTCCCACTGGGAGGCAGTGTAAGCTCTGCCTCCAGCACCAATCCAGCTATGAACTTCCCAATCAACTACCTGCAGCGTGCGGGAGTCCTTGTGCAGAAAGTGGTCACCACAACAG ATATTGTTATTCCTGGACTCAACAGCTCCACAGATGTACAGGCAAGAATTACTGCTGGTGAGAGCATCCACATCATACGTGGGACAAAAG GGACATACATCCGCACCAGCGATGGGCGAATCTTTGCTGTCCGGGCGACTGGCAAACCAAAGGCCCCTGAAGATGGTCGGATGGCTGCCTCAG GTTCCCAAGGGCCTTCTCTCGAGTCCACAAGCAACGGCAGACACAGTGCCTCATCACCCAAAGCCCCTGACCCCGAGGGGCTGGCCAGACCCGTCTCTCCAGACAGCCCGGAGATCATCAGTGAGCTCCAGCAGTATGCAGATGTGGCTGCTGCCCGGGAATCCCGTCAGAGTTCCCCAAGCTCCAATGCCGCCCTGCCTGGTCCCCCGGCTCAACTTGTGGACAGCAGTGCTGTTCCTGGGACAGCTCTTGGGACTGAGCCTCGACATGGGGGTCATTGCCTCAATAGTTCCCTCTTGGTAACGGGCCAGCCCTGTGGTGACAGGCACCCAGTGTTGGACTTAAGGGGCCACAAGCGAAAGTTGGCCACACCATCTGCTGCCCAGGAGTCATCCCGCCGGCGGTCCAGGAAGGGCCATCTGCCAGCCCCCGTGCAGCCGTATGAACACGGGTATCCAGTTTCTGGCGGGTTTGCCGTGCCACCCGTCTCCTTAAACCATAACCTCACCCCACCCTTCACCTCCCAGGCTGGGGAGAACTCCCTGTTTATGGGCAGTACCCCCTCCTACTACCAGCTGTCCAATTTGCTGGCAGATGCCCGCCTGGTATTTCCAGTGACTACTGACCCTCTGGTGCCAGGAGGCCCCGTCAGTTCCTCTTCCACGGCTACCTCAGTCACTGCCAGCAACCCCTCTTTCATGCTCAACCCCTCTGTACCAGGGATACTACCCAGCTACTCACTCCCATTCTCACAGCCACTCCTGTCCGAGCCGAGGATGTTTGCGCCTTTTCCTTCCCCTGTCTTGTCCAGCAACCTTTCACGGGGCATGTCTGTCTACCCAGGCTACATGTCCCCACATGCAGGCTACCCCGCTGGTGGCCTCCTCCGGTCCCAGGTGCCTCCATTTGACTCTCATGAGGTTGCCGAAGTGGGGTTCAGCTCCAATGATGATGAGGAAAAGGATGATGATGTGATAGAGGTCACGGGGAAATAG
- the RAD54L2 gene encoding helicase ARIP4 isoform X1 yields MSDESASGSDPDLDPDVELEDAEEEEEEEEEVAMEEHGRDDEEDLLDDPSLEDMCGTECAQLEEDGQQPLRCTSTTSSQSEPSEQLRHHQGKSLASEDPKKKRAQKPSHMRRNIRKLLREDQLEPVTKAAQQEELERRKRLEQQRKDYAAPIPTVPLEFLPEEIVLRASDGPQLPPRVLTQEVICLDSSSGSEDEKSSRDEVIELSSGEEDTLHIVDSSESVSEEDEEEEKGGTHVNDVLNQRDALGRVLVNLNHPPEEENVFLAPQLARAVKPHQIGGIRFLYDNLVESLERFKSSSGFGCILAHSMGLGKTLQVISFIDVLFRHTPAKTVLAIVPVNTLQNWLAEFNMWLPAPEALPADNKPEEIQPRFFKVHILNDEHKTMAARAKVMADWVSEGGVLLMGYEMYRLLTLKKSFATGRPKKTKKRSHPVIIDLDEEDRQQEFRREFEKALCRPGPDVVICDEGHRIKNCQASTSQALKNIRSRRRVVLTGYPLQNNLIEYWCMVDFVRPDFLGTRQEFSNMFERPILNGQCIDSTPQDVRLMRYRSHVLHSLLEGFVQRRGHTVLKIHLPAKEENVILVRLSKIQRDLYTQFMDRFRDCGSSGWLGLNPLKAFCVCCKIWNHPDVLYEALQKESLANEQDLDVEELGSAGTSSRCPSQGTKGKGEDSALASSMGEATNSKFLQGVGFNPFQERGNNIVTYEWAKDLLANYQTGVLENSPKMVLLFHLIEESVKLGDKILVFSQSLSTLALIEEFLGKREVPCLPGAEGQGVQKWVRNVSYFRLDGSTPAFERERLINQFNDPSNLTTWLFLLSTRAGCLGVNLIGANRVVVFDASWNPCHDAQAVCRVYRYGQKKPCHIYRLVADFTLEKKIYDRQISKQGMSDRVVDDLNPMLNFTRKEVENLLHFVEKEPAPQASLNIKGIKEPVLQLACLKYPHLITKEPFEHESLLLNRKDHKLTKAEKKAAKKSYEEDKRTSVPYTRPSYAQYYPASDQSLTSIPAFSQRNWQPTLKSDEKPVASVRPVQSTPIPMMPRHVPLGGSVSSASSTNPAMNFPINYLQRAGVLVQKVVTTTDIVIPGLNSSTDVQARITAGESIHIIRGTKGTYIRTSDGRIFAVRATGKPKAPEDGRMAASGSQGPSLESTSNGRHSASSPKAPDPEGLARPVSPDSPEIISELQQYADVAAARESRQSSPSSNAALPGPPAQLVDSSAVPGTALGTEPRHGGHCLNSSLLVTGQPCGDRHPVLDLRGHKRKLATPSAAQESSRRRSRKGHLPAPVQPYEHGYPVSGGFAVPPVSLNHNLTPPFTSQAGENSLFMGSTPSYYQLSNLLADARLVFPVTTDPLVPGGPVSSSSTATSVTASNPSFMLNPSVPGILPSYSLPFSQPLLSEPRMFAPFPSPVLSSNLSRGMSVYPGYMSPHAGYPAGGLLRSQVPPFDSHEVAEVGFSSNDDEEKDDDVIEVTGK; encoded by the exons ACCCATCCCTGGAAGACATGTGTGGCACTGAGTGTGCCCAGCTGGAGGAAGATGGGCAGCAGCCACTGCGGTGCACTTCAACTACCTCATCTCAGTCTGAGCCTTCAGAGCAGCTTAGGCACCACCAAGGCAAAAGCCTAGCCTCCGAGGACCCCAAAAAGAAGAGAGCTCAGAAGCCCTCCCACATGAGGAGAAACATACG AAAGCTGCTCCGGGAAGATCAATTGGAGCCAGTTACCAAAGCAGCACAACAGGAAGAATTGGAAAGAAGGAAACGCCTGGAACAGCAGAGGAAGGATTATGCAGCCCCTATTCCCACTGTTCCCCTGGAGTTCCTTCCCG agGAAATTGTCTTAAGAGCAAGTGATGGTCCCCAACTGCCTCCTCGGGTCTTAACCCAGGAAGTCATTTGTTTGGACAGTAGCAGTGGCAGTGAGGATGAAAAAAGCAGTCGAGATG AGGTGATTGAACTGAGCTCTGGAGAGGAGGACACTCTGCACATTGTGGACAGCAGTGAGTCCGTCAGTgaggaggatgaggaagaggagaagggtgGCACCCATGTGAATGACGTCTTAAATCAGCGTGATGCTCTGGGGCGGGTCCTCGTCAACCTGAACCACCCTCCAGAGGAGGAGAATGTCTTCCTGGCCCCACAGTTGGCACGGGCAGTGAAACCTCATCAG ATTGGCGGGATCCGGTTCCTGTATGATAACCTTGTTGAGTCCTTGGAGAGGTTTAAGAGCAGTAGTGGCTTTGGCTGTATCCTGGCCCACAGCATGGGTCTAGGGAAAACTTTGCAAGTGATCTCCTTCATCGATGTCCTCTTCCGCCACACGCCAGCCAAAACTGTCCTTGCCATCGTGCCG GTTAATACTCTTCAGAATTGGCTGGCAGAGTTCAACATGTGGCTCCCTGCTCCTGAAGCCCTTCCAGCTGACAACAAGCCTGAAGAAATCCAACCTCGGTTCTTTAAAGTTCACATCTTGAATGATGAGCACAA GACAATGGCGGCTCGTGCTAAAGTGATGGCTGATTGGGTGTCAGAGGGTGGGGTGCTGCTGATGGGGTACGAAATGTACAGACTCCTCACCCTGAAGAAATCCTTTGCCACAGGTAGACCGAAGAAAACCAAGAAACGTTCTCACCCGGTCATCATTGATCTGGATGAGGAAGATCGACAGCAGGAGTTTCGGAGAG AGTTTGAGAAGGCCTTATGCCGCCCTGGCCCTGATGTGGTGATCTGTGACGAAGGACACCGCATCAAAAACTGCCAGGCCAGCACCTCACAGGCCCTGAAGAACATTCGCTCTCGCCGCCGGGTAGTGCTGACCGGGTACCCCCTGCAGAACAACCTCATCGAGTACTGGTGCATGGTGGACTTTGTGCGCCCAGACTTCCTCGGCACCCGGCAGGAGTTCAGCAACATGTTTGAGCGGCCTATCCTGAATGGACAGTGTATTGACAGCACACCTCAGGATGTCCGCCTCATGCGGTACCGGAGCCATGTCCTGCACAGCCTCCTGGAGGGCTTTGTGCAGAG GAGAGGCCACACTGTGCTGAAGATTCATCTCCCTGCCAAGGAAGAAAATGTGATCCTGGTGCGGCTTTCCAAGATCCAGCGAGATCTGTACACACAGTTCATGGACCGCTTCCGGGACTGTGGTAGCAGCGGCTGGCTGGGGCTGAACCCCCTCAAAGCTTTCTGTGTGTGCTGCAAG ATCTGGAATCACCCTGATGTGCTATATGAAGCCCTTCAGAAGGAGAGCCTGGCCAATGAGCAGGACTTGGACGTGGAAGAGCTTGGTTCAGCAGGGACTAGTTCCCGCTGCCCATCACAGGGAACAAAAGGCAAGGGGGAGGACAGCGCCTTGGCCTCCTCAATGGGAGAGGCAACCAATAGCAAGTTCCTACAAGGGGTCGGCTTTAACCCTTTCCAGGAGCGAGGCAACAACATTGTCACTTATGAATGG GCCAAAGACCTTTTGGCTAATTACCAGACTGGTGTCTTGGAGAATTCTCCCAAGATGGTACTGCTTTTCCATTTGATTGAGGAAAGTGTGAAGCTTGGGGACAAGATCCTTGTGTTCAG CCAGAGCCTTTCCACATTGGCTCTAATTGAGGAGTTCCTGGGGAAGCGAGAAGTGCCCTGTCTACCTGGTGCTGAGGGGCAAGGAGTACAGAAGTGGGTTCGAAACGTCAGCTACTTCC GGCTAGATGGTAGCACCCCTGCCTTTGAGAGGGAGCGACTCATTAATCAGTTCAATGATCCCAGCAACCTCACCACCTGGCTGTTCCTTCTCTCCACAAG GGCTGGGTGCTTGGGCGTGAATCTGATCGGTGCCAACAGAGTGGTGGTGTTTGATGCTTCCTGGAACCCTTGTCACGATGCCCAGGCAGTATGTCGGGTATACCGTTACGGCCAGAAAAAGCCCTGTCACATCTATCGCCTGGTGGCTGATTTCACCCTCGAAAAGAAGATCTATGACCGTCAGATTTCCAAGCAGGGCATGTCAG ATCGGGTGGTAGATGATCTCAATCCAATGCTGAACTTTACTCGGAAGGAGGTGGAGAACCTACTGCACTTTGTTGAGAAGGAGCCGGCCCCGCAAGCATCCCTGAATATAAAGGGGATCAAGGAGCCAGTCCTTCAACTTGCCTGTCTGAAGTACCCTCACCTCATCACCAAG GAGCCTTTTGAGCATGAGTCATTGCTCCTTAACCGAAAGGATCACAAGCTGACCAAGGCTGAGAAAAAAGCAGCAAAGAAAAGCTACGAGGAAGACAAACGCACTTCAGTTCCATATACCCGCCCATCATACGCTCAGTATTACCCTGCCAGCGACCAGAGCCTGACCAGCATCCCCGCCTTCAGTCAGAGAAACTG GCAGCCAACCCTGAAGAGTGATGAGAAGCCCGTGGCCAGTGTTCGTCCTGTTCAGTCCACCCCCATCCCCATGATGCCCCGACATGTCCCACTGGGAGGCAGTGTAAGCTCTGCCTCCAGCACCAATCCAGCTATGAACTTCCCAATCAACTACCTGCAGCGTGCGGGAGTCCTTGTGCAGAAAGTGGTCACCACAACAG ATATTGTTATTCCTGGACTCAACAGCTCCACAGATGTACAGGCAAGAATTACTGCTGGTGAGAGCATCCACATCATACGTGGGACAAAAG GGACATACATCCGCACCAGCGATGGGCGAATCTTTGCTGTCCGGGCGACTGGCAAACCAAAGGCCCCTGAAGATGGTCGGATGGCTGCCTCAG GTTCCCAAGGGCCTTCTCTCGAGTCCACAAGCAACGGCAGACACAGTGCCTCATCACCCAAAGCCCCTGACCCCGAGGGGCTGGCCAGACCCGTCTCTCCAGACAGCCCGGAGATCATCAGTGAGCTCCAGCAGTATGCAGATGTGGCTGCTGCCCGGGAATCCCGTCAGAGTTCCCCAAGCTCCAATGCCGCCCTGCCTGGTCCCCCGGCTCAACTTGTGGACAGCAGTGCTGTTCCTGGGACAGCTCTTGGGACTGAGCCTCGACATGGGGGTCATTGCCTCAATAGTTCCCTCTTGGTAACGGGCCAGCCCTGTGGTGACAGGCACCCAGTGTTGGACTTAAGGGGCCACAAGCGAAAGTTGGCCACACCATCTGCTGCCCAGGAGTCATCCCGCCGGCGGTCCAGGAAGGGCCATCTGCCAGCCCCCGTGCAGCCGTATGAACACGGGTATCCAGTTTCTGGCGGGTTTGCCGTGCCACCCGTCTCCTTAAACCATAACCTCACCCCACCCTTCACCTCCCAGGCTGGGGAGAACTCCCTGTTTATGGGCAGTACCCCCTCCTACTACCAGCTGTCCAATTTGCTGGCAGATGCCCGCCTGGTATTTCCAGTGACTACTGACCCTCTGGTGCCAGGAGGCCCCGTCAGTTCCTCTTCCACGGCTACCTCAGTCACTGCCAGCAACCCCTCTTTCATGCTCAACCCCTCTGTACCAGGGATACTACCCAGCTACTCACTCCCATTCTCACAGCCACTCCTGTCCGAGCCGAGGATGTTTGCGCCTTTTCCTTCCCCTGTCTTGTCCAGCAACCTTTCACGGGGCATGTCTGTCTACCCAGGCTACATGTCCCCACATGCAGGCTACCCCGCTGGTGGCCTCCTCCGGTCCCAGGTGCCTCCATTTGACTCTCATGAGGTTGCCGAAGTGGGGTTCAGCTCCAATGATGATGAGGAAAAGGATGATGATGTGATAGAGGTCACGGGGAAATAG